Proteins found in one Crassostrea angulata isolate pt1a10 chromosome 3, ASM2561291v2, whole genome shotgun sequence genomic segment:
- the LOC128178567 gene encoding galactosylceramide sulfotransferase-like — MMKIAMLLWRKRLKIIMLLMLFFTALVYFLNVSFLVLDCTNANVNRKRASFRESDVERGHSCTEKTNFVFIKCMKCATETMGTIIRRFGLVRNLNFVVPVKNNIYLGWPFVIEETDYRPSKKPFNILMEHAVYNSTKMEKMMPNNAVYITIIREPWRRLTSSFWYFSLGYTVEPPVNFSEYIQNIQKYDEIYKEPEKKAFRFCFPNGFSVVKNLMAHCLGMPLGFPAGHKDISMNDTAIMQYIGELDAQFSLVMIADYFPESLVLLKHLMCWTFKDILYHSSNVRNHKIQEIIPTDEELKLYYNFSKIDFILYEHFNKSFWRKVQKQGPDFFDEVNHFKVVQLLMERFCFVENNANSKGQFLTIPKSKFNQEFNISSEYCSYMTRYLLEDIRKQYNRNELDGDASKYWYAKEPDKGEIPKRGCSFPLI, encoded by the coding sequence ATGATGAAAATTGCTATGCTCCTATGGAGGAAGAGACTGAAAATCATCATGCTCCTCATGCTCTTTTTTACAGCAttagtttactttttaaatgtttcCTTTTTAGTCCTTGACTGTACCAATGCAAATGTTAATAGAAAAAGGGCAAGCTTCCGTGAGAGTGATGTGGAAAGGGGACACAGCTGCACAGAGAAGACCAATTTTGTCTTTATCAAGTGCATGAAGTGTGCAACAGAAACTATGGGGACAATAATCAGAAGGTTTGGTCTTGTGCGGAACTTAAATTTTGTTGTACCAGTGAAAAACAATATCTATTTAGGATGGCCTTTTGTAATTGAGGAAACGGATTACAGACCTTCTAAAAAgccttttaacattttaatgGAGCATGCAGTTTATAACAGCACAAAAATGGAGAAAATGATGCCAAATAATGCTGTGTATATAACCATCATTAGAGAACCATGGCGCCGATTAACTTCCTCTTTTTGGTATTTTAGTCTTGGTTACACAGTAGAACCCCCGGTCAATTTCAGTGAGTATATTCAGAACATTCAGAAATACGATGAAATCTACAAGGAACCTGAGAAAAAAGCCTTCAGATTTTGCTTTCCTAATGGATTCTCTGTGGTGAAAAATTTAATGGCACACTGTCTAGGTATGCCCCTAGGATTTCCCGCGGGTCACAAGGATATCTCCATGAACGACACTGCAATTATGCAATATATTGGAGAATTGGATGCCCAATTTTCTCTCGTCATGATTGCCGATTATTTCCCAGAATCATTAGTTTTGTTGAAACACTTGATGTGTTGGACATTCAAGGACATTCTGTATCATAGCAGTAATGTCAGAAATCATAAGATTCAGGAAATCATCCCTACTGATGAGgaattgaaattgtattataattttagtaaaattgattttatccTTTACGAACATTTTAACAAATCTTTTTGGAGAAAAGTCCAGAAACAAGGCCCAGACTTCTTTGATGAGGTCAACCATTTCAAAGTGGTGCAACTTTTGATGGAgagattttgttttgttgaaaataatgcTAATTCCAAAGGACAATTTTTGACTATTCCAAAGTCCAAATTTAACCAAGAGTTTAACATATCTAGTGAGTACTGTAGTTACATGACTAGATATCTTCTAGAGGACATTAGAAAACAATATAACAGAAATGAACTCGATGGAGATGCATCAAAGTACTGGTATGCCAAAGAGCCTGACAAAGGAGAGATTCCAAAAAGAGGCTGCTCATTTCCCCTGATATAG